CAGTTAAGTGTGTTTTGCTCATAGTGTGGTAGAATATCAGCTTACTATTGCTTTACGAAAGCGTATCCGGTGAAATAAAGTCAACCTAAGTTGGCAGATTTTACGCCAACCAGCCAGGCATAATCTTGTGGAGTAAGACATGAGCAGCGATAAAATTGTTCACCTGACCGATGACAGCTTCGAAACCGACGTCCTGAAAGCCGAAGGTTTAACGCTGGTTGATTTCTGGGCAGAGTGGTGTGGCCCGTGCAAAATGATTGCACCCATTCTGGATGAAGTCGCTGACGAATACGATGGTAAGCTGACCATTGCGAAACTGAATATCGACGAAAATCCGGGCACTGCGCCTAAGTATGGTATTCGTGGTATTCCTACGCTGTTGCTGTTTAAAAACGGCGAAGTGGCAGCAACGAAAGTTGGCGCGCTTTCTAAAGGCCAGCTGAAAGAGTTCCTGAACGCAAATCTGGGTTAATCCCCGATCGGCGCTGGCGGTCTGGTTATTTTTTGCAGACCGCTAGACGCCCGCCTTGAAGCGTGCTAAGTTGGTTTTACTGCATTACGAACTTACCTGGTAGTTTGAATCTTAGATTTTCCCTTGTTGAATACGGCATTTCACAGCGAAGTGCATAAGCATTCAGCAATCTGACGGTCAGCATCAATATTTTCCGGCATCGCGTTCCAACCGTCTCCTCGTTTTCAGATCAGCATATTCCTGCACATGATCGCCGAGCGGACAACGGAAACAGTGCCATTAAACAGGCATGGACGTTCTTGCCATACCATTCACGACAAACATTTCGAGATTTACCCCGAGTTTAAGAACCCACCATTATGAATCTTACCGAATTAAAAAATACGCCGGTTTCTGAGCTGATTACTCTCGGCGAAAACATGGGGCTGGAAAACCTGGCGCGTATGCGCAAACAGGACATTATTTTCGCCATCCTCAAGCAACATGCAAAAAGTGGCGAAGATATCTTCGGCGATGGCGTATTGGAAATATTGCAGGACGGATTTGGTTTCCTCCGTTCTGGAGATAGCTCCTACCTCGCCGGTCCTGATGATATCTACGTTTCCCCTAGCCAGATTCGCCGCTTTAACCTTCGTACCGGCGACAGCGTCGCTGGCAAAATTCGACCGCCAAAAGAAGGCGAGCGTTACTTTGCCCTGCTGAAGGTTAATGAGGTCAACTACGACAAACCAGAAAACGCGCGTAATAAAATTCTGTTTGAGAACTTAACGCCGCTGCACGCAAACTCTCGTCTGCGTATGGAGCGTGGTAATGGTTCCACCGAAGATTTAACCGCACGTGTACTGGATCTGGCATCACCTATTGGCCGCGGCCAGCGTGGTCTGATTGTGGCGCCGCCAAAAGCGGGTAAAACCATGCTGCTGCAGAATATCGCACAGAGCATTGCCTACAATCACCCGGATTGTACGCTGATGGTATTGCTGATCGATGAACGTCCGGAAGAAGTGACCGAGATGCAGCGTCTGGTTAAAGGCGAAGTGATTGCTTCGACCTTTGATGAGCCAGCATCCCGCCACGTTCAGGTTGCCGAGATGGTTATCGAGAAAGCGAAGCGTCTGGTTGAGCACAAGAAAGATGTGATCATCCTGCTTGACTCGATTACACGTCTGGCGCGTGCCTACAACACCGTGGTGCCGGCTTCCGGTAAAGTTCTGACCGGTGGTGTGGATGCGAACGCCCTGCATCGTCCGAAGCGTTTCTTCGGTGCTGCGCGTAACGTGGAAGAGGGCGGAAGCCTGACCATCATCGCTACCGCGCTGGTTGATACTGGCTCGAAGATGGATGAAGTGATTTACGAAGAGTTTAAAGGCACCGGTAACATGGAGCTGCATCTCGCACGTAAAATCGCCGAAAAACGCGTCTTCCCGGCTATCGACTACAACCGCTCTGGTACTCGTAAAGAAGAGCTGCTTACTTCCCAGGAAGAGTTGCAGAAGATGTGGATCCTGCGCAAAATTATTCACCCAATGGGTGAAATTGATGCGATGGAGTTCCTTATCAACAAACTGGCGATGACCAAAACCAACGATGAATTCTTCGATATGATGAAGCGCTCCTAAAAAAGCGGAAAAACACGGAATTCGCCACGCTGAGACGTGGCGTTTTTCGTTTATGGGCTATACGATATAAAATGGTCGCCTGAATTTCCGACCTTAAAGTGCGTTAACAACAATCATAAGTTTGAATTTTATGCGTTGTAACCTTCAGACTGACCCTTTTTCGGTTTTCACTGATAGCCGGTGGGCTGAAGTCGCGGTTTACTGCTTTAATGCGGCAGGACGCCAGGACGCTGATCTACACCAGGCGTCGACATATAAAATGATGGTAGGGAAGGCTTAACGTATTTGCCCTTCGCCATTACAGGATTTCAGAATCGGGTATGAATCTTGCATCCATAATGCAGAGTTAACCTGAGATTCTTTGCTGAGAGCTGTTAATGTGAATTTACTCACGATGAGTGCTGAGCTTGCTTCAATCTTTTTGTTTTCACTGGTGTTCCTGTTTTTTGCACGCAAAGTAGCCAAGAAAATTGGATTAGTGGACAAACCAAACTACCGTAAGCGCCACCAGGGAGTGATTCCTCTCGTCGGTGGGATCTCAGTCTATGCAGGGATTTGCTTTACTTTTTTGATCACTAATTACTACATTCCGCATGCCTGGCTCTATCTTTGCTGCGCTGGGGTACTGGTGCTGATAGGCGCGCTGGATGACCGCTATGACATCAGCGTTAAGCTGCGCGCCTCGGTACAGGCGCTGATCGCGGTGGTCATGATGTATTACGGCAACCTTTACCTGCTGAGCCTCGGTCATATCTTTGGCTCCTGGGAACTGGTTGTCGGCCCCTTTGGCTATGTGCTGACCCTGTTTGCCGTCTGGGCGGCGATTAACGCCTTTAATATGGTGG
This is a stretch of genomic DNA from Winslowiella toletana. It encodes these proteins:
- the rho gene encoding transcription termination factor Rho, producing MNLTELKNTPVSELITLGENMGLENLARMRKQDIIFAILKQHAKSGEDIFGDGVLEILQDGFGFLRSGDSSYLAGPDDIYVSPSQIRRFNLRTGDSVAGKIRPPKEGERYFALLKVNEVNYDKPENARNKILFENLTPLHANSRLRMERGNGSTEDLTARVLDLASPIGRGQRGLIVAPPKAGKTMLLQNIAQSIAYNHPDCTLMVLLIDERPEEVTEMQRLVKGEVIASTFDEPASRHVQVAEMVIEKAKRLVEHKKDVIILLDSITRLARAYNTVVPASGKVLTGGVDANALHRPKRFFGAARNVEEGGSLTIIATALVDTGSKMDEVIYEEFKGTGNMELHLARKIAEKRVFPAIDYNRSGTRKEELLTSQEELQKMWILRKIIHPMGEIDAMEFLINKLAMTKTNDEFFDMMKRS
- the trxA gene encoding thioredoxin TrxA; this encodes MSSDKIVHLTDDSFETDVLKAEGLTLVDFWAEWCGPCKMIAPILDEVADEYDGKLTIAKLNIDENPGTAPKYGIRGIPTLLLFKNGEVAATKVGALSKGQLKEFLNANLG